A region from the Lentisphaera profundi genome encodes:
- a CDS encoding GSCFA domain-containing protein, translated as MKLFRTEISPDALFPDKINWQNQFISLGSCFADKVAQYFDKKGLNILSNPSGVLYNPQSIADLLQNSLKNKQWNPPDLLIHKDQSFLPFIQGSPENPLEFIQKVQDQTRGKLQSSSVLFITFGSAVVYQLKSNDHVVANCHKLPKELFHRKMLDTDEIIHSWSQLVKNLQNLNPQLKIVFTVSPIRHLRDNYRENQVSKSTLHLAIEKIIKQHENCFYFPSYEIMMDDLRDYRFYEEDMTHPNKVATEYILQKFIESAFDPASLKYFLEAEKITKMIKHRLLDQDSLESLKFIESRQKKIEAFQVKYPSSLI; from the coding sequence ATGAAACTTTTCAGAACAGAAATATCTCCTGATGCGCTCTTTCCGGACAAAATAAACTGGCAGAATCAATTTATTTCTTTGGGCTCATGCTTTGCGGATAAAGTCGCCCAGTACTTCGACAAAAAAGGGCTCAATATTTTATCCAACCCTAGTGGAGTTCTCTATAATCCTCAAAGTATAGCTGACTTGCTTCAAAACAGTTTGAAAAATAAACAGTGGAACCCACCCGATTTACTCATTCACAAGGACCAAAGTTTTTTACCCTTCATTCAAGGAAGCCCCGAGAACCCTCTTGAGTTCATACAAAAAGTTCAAGATCAGACTAGAGGTAAACTGCAGTCATCCAGTGTTCTATTTATAACTTTTGGTTCCGCTGTGGTTTATCAGCTTAAAAGTAATGATCACGTAGTGGCTAACTGCCATAAATTGCCCAAAGAACTCTTTCATCGAAAAATGCTTGACACTGACGAGATAATTCATTCATGGTCTCAATTAGTTAAAAACTTACAGAACTTAAATCCTCAACTTAAAATTGTTTTCACCGTCAGCCCCATTAGGCACCTCAGGGATAATTACCGTGAGAATCAGGTCAGTAAATCTACTCTTCATTTAGCCATCGAAAAAATCATTAAGCAGCATGAAAATTGCTTCTACTTCCCTTCATACGAAATCATGATGGATGATTTACGTGACTATAGATTTTATGAGGAAGACATGACTCACCCCAATAAAGTGGCGACCGAGTACATCCTACAAAAATTTATTGAAAGTGCTTTTGACCCGGCTTCACTCAAGTATTTTTTAGAAGCTGAGAAAATCACCAAGATGATTAAGCATAGATTACTCGATCAAGACAGCCTAGAAAGCTTAAAATTTATCGAGTCTCGCCAAAAGAAAATCGAAGCTTTTCAAGTAAAATACCCATCGAGTTTAATTTAA
- the hisC gene encoding histidinol-phosphate transaminase: MKILDKINEPVSKVKPYQPGRPIEDVARDFGLNADDIVKIASNESVLGVSPLAQQALVECMADLHRYPDAGAWELRDKLAQKMSLDTDQFIFGAGSNEILVFLAQVFLAPGKSVVASAHAFVIYKILTAMMGADFIEVPVKDGLQHDLEAMVKAITPETSLVFVCNPNNPTGTLISQEEIETFMDQVPDDVLVVFDEAYAEICLGEMPDTLSFVKKGKTCIVLRTFSKAYGLAGIRIGYGMANAELISELNKPRQPFNANLAAQKMAVAALDDEDFLEASIKAYRDAKSYYQDLCKEMQLEYIPSYANFIMIKTGNGAVICNKLMALGVIVRSLQPYLLDDWIRVSFGTETENQTFGKAIQTLRRNNEL, from the coding sequence ATGAAAATACTTGATAAAATCAATGAGCCTGTGAGCAAAGTTAAACCCTATCAGCCAGGTAGACCCATAGAAGACGTTGCTAGGGATTTTGGTTTAAATGCAGATGATATTGTGAAGATAGCCTCCAACGAAAGTGTTCTAGGTGTATCTCCTTTAGCTCAACAAGCCCTTGTAGAATGTATGGCAGACTTACATCGCTATCCCGATGCAGGAGCCTGGGAATTACGAGATAAGCTGGCACAAAAAATGTCTTTAGATACAGATCAATTTATCTTTGGTGCGGGCTCCAATGAAATATTAGTTTTCCTCGCACAGGTTTTTCTAGCACCAGGAAAATCAGTTGTGGCCTCGGCGCATGCTTTTGTGATATACAAAATTTTGACGGCCATGATGGGGGCGGACTTTATTGAGGTCCCAGTAAAAGATGGTTTACAGCATGATTTAGAGGCAATGGTCAAAGCGATTACTCCTGAAACTTCATTAGTTTTTGTTTGTAATCCAAATAACCCGACAGGAACTTTAATTTCTCAAGAAGAAATAGAGACATTTATGGATCAAGTCCCTGACGATGTTTTAGTGGTATTTGACGAAGCGTATGCGGAGATTTGTTTAGGCGAAATGCCCGACACACTATCTTTTGTTAAAAAAGGTAAAACTTGTATTGTCTTGAGGACTTTTTCGAAAGCCTATGGACTTGCAGGCATAAGGATTGGCTATGGTATGGCCAATGCCGAATTGATTTCTGAATTGAATAAACCTAGGCAACCTTTTAATGCAAACTTAGCCGCGCAAAAAATGGCGGTAGCAGCTTTAGATGATGAAGACTTTTTAGAAGCTTCTATCAAAGCATATCGCGATGCGAAGAGCTATTATCAAGATTTATGTAAAGAAATGCAATTAGAGTACATACCAAGCTATGCTAATTTCATTATGATCAAGACAGGTAATGGTGCTGTGATATGTAATAAATTGATGGCCTTAGGAGTCATTGTTCGATCCTTACAGCCTTATTTATTAGATGACTGGATTCGAGTTAGCTTCGGAACGGAAACGGAAAATCAAACCTTTGGCAAAGCTATACAAACACTGCGACGCAATAATGAACTTTAA
- a CDS encoding 3,4-dihydroxy-2-butanone-4-phosphate synthase produces MQALKDIELALKEIREGQCVIVADEKKYFLIFAAAACTSAYVNFMMNDCRGQVQIALKKSSPLNSSLNRQTYEFNSTLKTGINANDRCHCILRMLDDAAMADDFSSPGFLTVNWISHGAVLVKPGIEDAAYDLARLADYSEGAVYCQLLDEKANSLSEDQVSDFAEKHSFKLIDLNDIIEYRLIKEPLVEALNIVNMPTDYGEFRLHVYNVIYDPARGIDLVLTCGKDKFSEDETVLVRVHSEWSIGNIVNRLKNDEGSSLNRAMKQVADEGSGVIVFLRNTPEQAANSGLFSNSKRPTDIWMEKGEVKTLRPQGGMAYGLGAQILRDLGVRKMRLMSNSPSDFVGINNYGLEIVEQVKY; encoded by the coding sequence ATGCAAGCATTAAAAGATATAGAACTCGCTTTAAAAGAAATAAGAGAAGGTCAGTGTGTCATTGTAGCTGATGAGAAAAAGTATTTTCTTATTTTTGCCGCCGCCGCATGTACTTCTGCGTATGTAAATTTCATGATGAATGACTGCCGAGGCCAAGTTCAGATTGCCTTGAAAAAATCGTCTCCCTTAAATTCAAGTTTGAACCGTCAGACCTATGAATTCAATAGCACTTTAAAAACCGGTATTAATGCCAACGATCGCTGCCACTGTATCTTACGAATGTTGGATGACGCAGCAATGGCAGATGATTTTAGTAGTCCAGGATTTTTGACGGTTAATTGGATCTCACATGGTGCGGTTCTGGTGAAACCCGGAATAGAAGATGCTGCTTATGATTTAGCACGCTTAGCAGATTATAGTGAAGGTGCGGTGTATTGTCAACTATTGGATGAAAAAGCGAATAGTTTAAGTGAAGACCAAGTTAGTGATTTTGCCGAGAAGCATAGTTTTAAACTGATTGATTTAAATGATATTATTGAGTACCGCCTTATTAAAGAACCTCTTGTTGAAGCTTTAAATATTGTTAATATGCCTACCGATTACGGTGAATTCAGATTGCATGTCTATAACGTGATTTATGACCCCGCACGCGGAATTGATTTAGTGTTAACTTGCGGAAAAGATAAGTTCTCAGAGGATGAAACCGTTTTAGTTCGAGTACATAGTGAATGGTCGATAGGCAATATTGTAAATCGCTTAAAAAATGATGAAGGCTCATCTCTAAATAGAGCCATGAAACAAGTGGCAGATGAGGGCAGTGGAGTCATCGTTTTTCTTAGGAATACACCTGAACAAGCAGCAAATTCTGGTTTGTTTAGTAACTCCAAAAGACCAACTGATATATGGATGGAAAAAGGCGAAGTAAAAACATTGCGTCCTCAAGGTGGAATGGCCTACGGTTTAGGAGCTCAGATTTTACGAGACTTAGGTGTCAGAAAAATGCGTTTGATGAGCAATAGCCCTTCAGATTTTGTGGGCATTAATAATTATGGTTTAGAAATTGTTGAACAAGTGAAGTACTAA
- a CDS encoding substrate-binding periplasmic protein, translating to MHIIKAFITIVLFLHLFSCSSYNNTLRVGTSANYSPLAFKDKSGQHTGLEIDYALALGKELNREVEFVEIPFDELINALNENKIDIIMSGMTSNNNRSFKVKFLPPYIQTRIMILIKKDKENSINPSLKEVSSELKIGYVEGSVFGELVKNDFPENPNLPFEGLDQAISALQSGEIDVFLHESPGIVKYAQSHKELIKMTWGTESDALAWAVDYGNGKLYNQVLDIYQKWKINGTLKQIRNKWVPDY from the coding sequence ATGCATATTATCAAAGCATTTATCACTATAGTTTTATTTCTTCACCTATTCTCATGTAGTAGCTACAACAACACTCTTCGAGTAGGTACATCTGCTAATTACTCTCCCTTAGCTTTCAAAGATAAGAGTGGACAACATACTGGTTTAGAAATTGATTATGCTCTTGCTTTAGGTAAAGAACTAAATAGAGAAGTCGAGTTCGTCGAAATACCCTTTGATGAATTAATTAATGCCTTAAATGAAAATAAAATTGATATTATCATGTCGGGAATGACCTCTAATAACAACCGTAGTTTCAAAGTCAAATTTTTACCTCCCTACATACAAACGCGGATTATGATCCTAATTAAAAAGGATAAAGAAAACTCCATTAACCCCTCCTTAAAAGAAGTTAGTTCAGAGCTTAAAATTGGCTATGTAGAAGGCTCTGTTTTTGGTGAGCTCGTCAAAAATGATTTTCCCGAGAACCCTAATCTTCCATTTGAAGGCTTAGATCAAGCTATTAGTGCTCTTCAATCTGGAGAAATAGATGTTTTTCTTCATGAAAGCCCCGGCATCGTCAAGTATGCACAAAGCCATAAAGAACTCATTAAAATGACTTGGGGTACTGAAAGTGACGCTTTAGCATGGGCAGTAGATTATGGGAATGGGAAACTGTATAATCAAGTTTTAGATATCTATCAGAAGTGGAAAATAAACGGCACTTTAAAACAGATCCGTAATAAATGGGTTCCGGACTACTAA
- the mfd gene encoding transcription-repair coupling factor gives MFDSFTADFEKVLNHISPSQSLKIADLELTSLAIMSQIKNVDHAICVFETSAQAESILNELKKYQSLAQLSDIKLLHYPELNSDQVEYDIDLERSRTLNSMLESIAEKTLLLSSVASLLSAVVPPDKLNSQSVEIALKSEAFSPEILCELFTKMGFDNEVQVSLPGEFSLRGGILDVFSPDQKLPVRIEFFDNEIESLRLFDVDSQKSIAEMKSYQISPVEKTGLEDRGFLDYCRDYELIIVNDVAIEKHLQRFQSQAKQDFWGELKTSLSIHTNIDQDPESGIKDFPLVALAPIYRNSLPEVERTIQQAHQKFLLDRVKSWLDKSWQVHILCGSEAGKQRLEEVFDDKQGDNLKLYPQSLHYGFIIPEIKCAFLSEQELFGRPIEDLKDVSYSSQLQKNLEYEPELNEGDFAVHANHGICRYLGIEIKNGQEFLLLEFAEDRKLFLALDSSNLLMRYIGGKKSMPKLARLGTSFWQKSLDKAKDSARDYAAELLRLQAAREHSRGTIFSKDTHWQNLFEESFPFEETPDQLTSIEEVKADMEKPKPMDRLLCGDVGFGKTEVAMRAAFKAVMDSYQVAIIVPTTVLAQQHFHSFSKRMADYPIKIATLSRFISKKEQKKVLIAMANGEVDIVIGTHRLLQKDIIFKKLGLLVIDEEQRFGVESKESLKRMRVNVDILSMSATPIPRTLYLSMTGLRDFSTILTAPHNRKPVRTIVSKENDELIEMAISRELERGGQVYYLHNRVGTIDKVALKLKRMFPEAGILVGHGQMDEEELEMVMNEFTDGDAQILVCTTIIESGMDIRNANTMIIDRADRFGLSSLYQLRGRVGREHRQAYCYLLMPADEAIMDNAKERLSALRKHTHPGAGFKLAMRDLEIRGAGNMLGSQQSGHIAAVGFELYCQLLKKSVADLKGTVKQLTTASFNADFIHNGFQAVEGAISVALPPTYIESDDTRLEMYKRFSTMTTYQEVMNLETELKDRFGAFTEEVIAYISSQKIKFLATALGFYSAEIKKGLFYLEGADGLFRMSRKIPQIKKQGLAALKEAEQFLLNLAKRQKVKLL, from the coding sequence ATGTTTGATTCCTTTACTGCAGATTTTGAAAAAGTTCTCAATCATATATCACCAAGTCAATCACTTAAAATTGCAGATCTTGAGCTAACGAGTTTAGCGATCATGAGTCAAATCAAAAATGTCGATCATGCGATCTGTGTTTTTGAAACTTCTGCACAGGCGGAATCAATATTAAATGAACTTAAAAAATATCAGTCATTAGCTCAATTAAGTGATATTAAACTACTCCATTATCCTGAACTCAATTCAGATCAAGTCGAATACGATATTGACTTAGAGCGCTCTCGAACATTAAATAGTATGCTCGAAAGTATAGCTGAAAAAACTTTGTTACTTTCTTCCGTTGCGTCATTACTAAGTGCGGTAGTTCCTCCTGATAAGCTGAATTCACAAAGTGTTGAGATAGCTCTAAAATCAGAAGCATTTTCCCCTGAAATTCTTTGTGAATTATTTACCAAAATGGGTTTTGATAATGAAGTTCAAGTGAGCTTGCCCGGAGAGTTTAGCTTACGAGGAGGGATACTGGATGTATTTTCTCCCGATCAAAAATTACCTGTACGAATCGAGTTTTTTGATAATGAAATTGAATCACTTCGACTTTTTGATGTAGACTCTCAGAAATCAATTGCAGAAATGAAATCTTATCAAATTAGTCCCGTTGAAAAAACGGGCTTGGAAGATCGTGGTTTTTTAGATTACTGCCGTGATTATGAACTGATTATTGTTAATGACGTCGCAATAGAAAAGCATCTACAGCGCTTCCAAAGCCAAGCGAAACAAGATTTTTGGGGAGAGTTAAAGACTTCTTTGTCTATTCATACAAATATTGATCAGGACCCTGAGAGTGGGATAAAAGATTTTCCTTTAGTTGCTTTAGCACCTATATATCGCAACTCATTGCCTGAAGTCGAGCGCACGATTCAGCAGGCACATCAGAAGTTTTTACTTGATAGAGTGAAATCGTGGTTGGATAAATCATGGCAAGTGCACATTCTCTGTGGAAGTGAAGCAGGCAAGCAGCGCTTAGAAGAAGTTTTTGATGATAAGCAAGGGGATAATTTAAAGCTCTATCCGCAATCATTGCACTACGGTTTCATTATTCCTGAAATCAAATGTGCCTTTTTAAGTGAGCAAGAGTTATTTGGTCGACCCATAGAAGATCTTAAAGATGTTTCTTATTCATCACAACTCCAGAAAAATTTAGAATATGAGCCTGAATTAAATGAAGGGGATTTTGCTGTTCACGCGAATCATGGGATTTGTCGCTACTTGGGAATAGAGATAAAAAATGGTCAGGAATTCCTCCTATTAGAATTTGCGGAGGATCGGAAATTGTTTCTCGCCTTAGATTCATCGAATTTATTGATGCGCTATATCGGAGGAAAAAAATCCATGCCTAAGTTAGCGCGCTTAGGAACGAGTTTTTGGCAGAAATCCTTGGATAAAGCAAAGGATTCAGCACGGGATTACGCGGCTGAATTATTGCGATTACAAGCAGCACGAGAGCATAGTCGAGGCACCATCTTTTCGAAAGATACTCATTGGCAAAACCTCTTTGAAGAAAGTTTTCCTTTTGAGGAAACACCGGACCAATTGACTTCGATTGAAGAAGTGAAAGCAGATATGGAAAAACCCAAGCCAATGGATCGCTTGCTCTGTGGTGATGTTGGTTTTGGTAAGACAGAAGTTGCAATGAGAGCCGCCTTTAAGGCTGTTATGGATTCCTATCAGGTAGCGATTATTGTCCCGACAACCGTTTTGGCCCAGCAGCACTTTCATTCATTCTCAAAACGGATGGCTGACTATCCGATTAAAATAGCGACCTTAAGTCGATTCATTAGTAAAAAAGAGCAGAAGAAAGTGCTCATCGCAATGGCGAATGGTGAGGTCGACATAGTTATTGGTACCCACCGTTTGTTACAAAAAGATATCATATTTAAAAAGTTAGGCTTGCTGGTTATTGATGAAGAGCAGCGTTTTGGAGTCGAGAGTAAGGAGTCTTTGAAACGCATGAGAGTTAATGTAGATATTTTATCTATGTCAGCCACTCCCATTCCCCGTACTCTTTATCTATCAATGACTGGGCTACGCGATTTTTCGACAATTCTAACAGCACCACACAATCGTAAGCCAGTGAGAACAATCGTCAGTAAAGAGAATGATGAATTAATTGAAATGGCCATTAGCCGTGAGCTTGAGCGGGGTGGTCAAGTTTATTATCTTCATAATCGAGTCGGTACCATTGATAAAGTCGCTCTCAAGTTAAAAAGAATGTTTCCAGAAGCAGGTATTTTAGTGGGCCATGGGCAGATGGATGAAGAAGAACTCGAGATGGTAATGAATGAGTTTACTGATGGTGACGCACAGATACTAGTGTGCACAACAATTATTGAATCTGGTATGGATATACGCAATGCGAATACAATGATAATTGATCGTGCGGACCGTTTCGGCCTATCTTCATTATATCAATTACGTGGCCGTGTGGGCCGAGAGCATCGTCAAGCTTATTGTTATTTACTGATGCCGGCGGACGAAGCAATTATGGATAATGCCAAAGAGCGTCTTAGCGCACTTCGCAAACATACACACCCAGGCGCGGGCTTTAAATTAGCCATGCGTGATTTAGAAATTCGTGGTGCAGGCAATATGCTGGGTTCGCAACAAAGTGGTCATATTGCGGCTGTAGGTTTTGAGCTTTACTGCCAGTTATTGAAAAAATCAGTGGCCGACTTGAAGGGTACTGTGAAGCAACTGACAACGGCATCATTTAATGCCGACTTTATTCATAATGGTTTTCAGGCTGTAGAGGGAGCGATTTCGGTGGCTTTACCTCCTACTTATATAGAATCTGATGATACTCGACTCGAAATGTATAAGCGCTTTTCCACAATGACGACTTATCAAGAAGTAATGAATTTAGAAACGGAACTCAAAGATCGCTTTGGAGCCTTCACTGAAGAAGTTATAGCGTATATTAGTAGCCAAAAAATAAAATTTCTGGCTACTGCACTTGGGTTTTATTCAGCAGAAATTAAAAAAGGCTTATTCTATTTAGAAGGTGCGGATGGCCTCTTTAGAATGAGTCGAAAAATACCGCAAATTAAAAAGCAAGGACTCGCGGCATTAAAAGAAGCAGAGCAATTTTTACTAAATTTAGCTAAGCGACAAAAAGTTAAGCTTCTTTAG
- a CDS encoding GTP cyclohydrolase II gives MNQLKERLQKKLDHLRRGEVLYYKTEDSSDVYAFCFLKNSSAQNLTTLMTYGGPLSLLVSDQSEICKSREKIADCTVLACDFSAQGLMTLASNPKQEGPDRILLRVVESHDILKNLSVEGRIVEFASNVEGEEHCLIYTKIYNSINVDSSLLLNEEDISLARFFNPRLIDMTGMTEVELQQGTFKLYSFYSEIDGRYHWAFVCNDRKKENETPLVRIESECLTGHVFGSLLCDCGDQLSKGLEEIKAYGYGALVYLRQEGRGIGLKAKLDAYYFQQFHDMDTVDANLAVGMPEDARDYLIGAQILNYLKFEPLKLLTNNPAKISGLNRYGLSVEQQVSHIIPPSKHNKRYLDTKRDRMGHRI, from the coding sequence ATGAATCAGCTTAAAGAAAGACTCCAGAAAAAATTAGACCACCTCCGTCGTGGAGAAGTTTTGTATTACAAGACTGAAGATTCTAGTGATGTTTACGCTTTTTGTTTTCTTAAAAATAGCTCCGCCCAAAATTTAACCACACTCATGACTTACGGAGGCCCCTTATCATTATTGGTGAGTGACCAAAGTGAGATTTGTAAATCACGAGAAAAAATTGCCGATTGTACAGTCTTAGCCTGTGATTTCAGTGCGCAAGGTCTAATGACACTGGCGTCTAATCCTAAGCAAGAAGGACCCGATAGGATTTTACTTAGAGTCGTAGAAAGTCATGATATCTTAAAAAACCTTTCCGTAGAGGGTCGCATAGTCGAATTTGCGTCGAATGTGGAAGGAGAAGAGCACTGCCTGATATACACGAAAATTTATAATTCTATTAATGTCGACTCAAGCCTTTTACTTAATGAAGAAGATATAAGTCTCGCTCGTTTTTTTAATCCCCGACTTATCGATATGACAGGTATGACTGAGGTAGAACTTCAGCAAGGTACTTTCAAACTTTATTCATTCTATTCAGAAATAGATGGTCGTTATCACTGGGCCTTTGTTTGTAATGATAGAAAAAAAGAGAATGAAACTCCTTTAGTACGTATCGAATCTGAGTGTTTAACGGGTCATGTTTTTGGTTCGCTTCTTTGTGATTGTGGCGATCAACTCAGCAAAGGCTTAGAAGAAATAAAAGCCTATGGTTACGGTGCACTAGTTTATCTGCGTCAAGAAGGTCGTGGGATAGGTTTGAAAGCTAAACTTGATGCCTATTATTTCCAGCAATTTCATGATATGGATACAGTGGATGCAAATCTGGCGGTAGGAATGCCTGAAGATGCAAGAGATTATTTGATTGGTGCTCAGATTTTGAATTACTTAAAATTTGAACCCTTGAAGCTGCTTACCAATAATCCTGCGAAAATCAGTGGTTTGAATCGCTATGGTTTATCGGTAGAACAACAAGTATCACATATTATTCCACCCTCTAAGCACAATAAACGCTATTTAGATACTAAGCGTGATCGCATGGGTCATAGAATATAA
- a CDS encoding HlyD family secretion protein, whose protein sequence is MLAIISVLLFFAIYYYYQAFIRIDGLVIVDSNQITLESPGKGVVESMIKIREFEDIKEGEKIAVIGLHVSDVLTLDQEISSIQEKLLSIDEEIERLKTSNIRESIKFLQKLRDVDKEIEAARLETVTLKAKKITQDELYKISDSELTGAAKLYKLEIININQYKKFQKEALTSKSDLSEVNNRIDYYENIIKHLKHRTELLGNDKEQYLAEYNKDVESQIKKRTFLESKLKEYTSYANGKSRALEIYSPINGRVLQNHITTGDSLTEGSQLITLYRPEVMELRVYVEERYMDRLKPSSRAIVKIFDKKFETKILRINKVITHSPRELRGRRLVPEDRYYFTVDLVTDNLPEGLFPGKTGRVIFKQ, encoded by the coding sequence GTGCTCGCAATTATTAGTGTATTACTATTTTTTGCAATTTATTACTACTATCAAGCTTTTATCAGGATTGACGGTTTAGTTATTGTAGATTCAAATCAAATCACTCTTGAGAGTCCTGGTAAAGGAGTCGTTGAAAGCATGATTAAAATACGAGAATTTGAAGATATTAAAGAAGGGGAAAAGATAGCCGTTATTGGTTTACATGTTTCTGATGTTCTGACTCTCGATCAAGAAATTTCCTCTATTCAGGAAAAACTACTTAGTATTGACGAAGAAATTGAACGCCTTAAAACATCTAATATACGGGAAAGTATTAAGTTTTTACAGAAACTCAGAGATGTAGATAAAGAAATTGAAGCCGCTCGTTTAGAAACGGTCACTCTTAAGGCTAAAAAAATAACTCAGGATGAGCTATATAAAATTAGTGACTCAGAGCTTACTGGCGCGGCTAAACTTTATAAATTAGAAATTATTAATATTAATCAGTATAAAAAATTCCAAAAAGAAGCTTTGACATCTAAAAGTGATTTAAGTGAAGTCAATAATAGAATCGATTATTACGAAAACATTATTAAACATCTGAAACATAGAACGGAACTTTTGGGTAATGACAAAGAACAATACTTAGCAGAATATAATAAAGATGTTGAAAGTCAGATAAAAAAGCGGACTTTCTTAGAAAGTAAACTCAAAGAATATACGAGCTACGCAAATGGTAAGAGTAGGGCCTTAGAAATCTACTCGCCGATAAATGGACGAGTCCTGCAGAATCATATTACGACGGGAGATTCATTAACTGAAGGAAGTCAATTAATTACTCTTTATCGTCCTGAGGTAATGGAACTTAGGGTTTATGTAGAAGAACGCTACATGGATAGGCTTAAGCCAAGTTCCCGTGCAATTGTTAAAATTTTTGATAAAAAATTTGAAACTAAAATATTACGGATTAATAAAGTAATAACTCATTCACCAAGAGAATTAAGGGGGCGTCGTCTCGTTCCTGAAGATCGCTATTATTTCACTGTAGATTTAGTGACAGATAATTTACCAGAAGGCTTGTTTCCAGGTAAAACTGGAAGGGTTATTTTTAAACAATGA
- a CDS encoding glycosyltransferase family 2 protein: MMDSISFLFVDVWFYITQQFQTREAFDWVLFFFPFVALIEGPRYIIPIFVLPIMRAFGLRGENKFLQKEFLRSNPRVSIIVAGRNEEAIIGRTIDSLLELPYENKEIIVIDDASDDNMYSVCLPYAKKGLIRLFKNESQMGRTGRPVASNLGLKMSTGEFIISVDADTSYDRDTIERMVGPFYDPEVGGVAGNLKARNAGESIWADFQALEYMISIGLWKRWTSMIGATTQASGAFGSFRKKALLDFGGWDPELAEDADLTLKVIKNGWKITFSPHAVAMTSVPADLKTLVSQRVRWDKGSIRTYFHKHANIFRFWKFGFNHFIELGQEFLIFYVATLIYPFYIIYMLINDWKFFLFAYCFAYCLYSIISFFSILVSVSFSERKHEEWWMLWYAPIYPFYKEVFRWVRLRACIEETFRLDYQEGYIPESGYKNSEKW; this comes from the coding sequence ATGATGGACTCAATCAGTTTTCTATTTGTTGATGTATGGTTTTACATTACACAGCAATTTCAGACTAGAGAAGCTTTTGATTGGGTACTTTTTTTCTTTCCTTTTGTAGCTCTGATCGAGGGACCTCGTTATATAATTCCAATTTTTGTACTTCCTATAATGAGGGCCTTTGGTTTGCGTGGAGAAAATAAATTTTTGCAAAAAGAGTTTTTACGAAGTAATCCTCGAGTCAGTATTATTGTTGCGGGACGTAATGAGGAAGCGATCATTGGACGGACAATAGATTCTCTTTTAGAACTTCCCTATGAAAACAAAGAAATTATTGTCATAGATGATGCAAGTGATGATAATATGTACAGCGTTTGTCTGCCCTATGCAAAGAAAGGTCTTATCCGCCTCTTTAAGAATGAAAGTCAAATGGGCCGTACAGGCAGGCCCGTGGCCTCAAACTTAGGCCTAAAAATGTCTACAGGTGAATTTATCATTAGTGTCGATGCCGATACGAGTTATGATCGTGATACTATCGAGCGCATGGTAGGCCCCTTTTATGATCCTGAAGTCGGAGGGGTTGCAGGTAATTTAAAAGCACGAAATGCTGGAGAGAGTATTTGGGCCGACTTTCAGGCTCTTGAATACATGATCTCCATTGGTTTATGGAAACGTTGGACAAGTATGATTGGAGCTACTACACAGGCCTCAGGCGCCTTTGGTTCCTTCCGCAAAAAAGCATTATTGGACTTTGGAGGTTGGGACCCCGAATTAGCGGAAGATGCAGACTTAACTTTAAAAGTAATTAAAAATGGTTGGAAAATAACATTCTCACCACATGCCGTGGCCATGACATCCGTGCCAGCAGATTTAAAAACTCTTGTTAGCCAGCGAGTTCGTTGGGACAAGGGATCGATTCGAACATACTTTCATAAACACGCGAATATTTTTCGTTTTTGGAAATTTGGTTTTAATCATTTTATTGAGTTGGGCCAAGAATTTTTGATATTTTATGTGGCCACTTTAATTTACCCTTTCTATATCATTTACATGTTAATAAATGATTGGAAATTTTTTCTGTTTGCGTATTGTTTTGCTTATTGTTTATATTCAATTATCAGCTTTTTCTCGATCTTGGTATCAGTTAGTTTTAGTGAAAGAAAACACGAAGAATGGTGGATGCTATGGTATGCCCCCATTTACCCCTTTTACAAAGAGGTTTTTCGTTGGGTACGTTTACGTGCATGTATTGAAGAGACGTTCAGGTTGGATTATCAAGAAGGTTATATACCAGAATCTGGTTATAAAAATTCCGAAAAATGGTAA